The following are from one region of the Takifugu rubripes chromosome 16, fTakRub1.2, whole genome shotgun sequence genome:
- the epb41l2 gene encoding band 4.1-like protein 2 isoform X10 — MTTEASSETELKEKAEESAAQTDQSEKASEDTQEVGNAEGEVKEKEKEGKGISRYLPTWLKKQKSQSQTSPTKEAPEKEETQEEEKPTPEVNGHAEEVVEKEPEKSEQAEHKGEESETNASAGTEPTKEEKEKDSAEERPEEPKATREEDAAEAAKREPEAAAEGVQGTGEEGQTSIFQSPLRLVKKGKMKLVVCRVNLLDGTDFTCEVEKRARGQYLFFKVCEHLNLMEKDYFGLTYKDSHEQKCWLDPTKEIKKQICSNNWQFSFNVKFYPPDPSLLTEDITRYLLCLQLRDDVATGRLPCSFVTHSLLGSYTLQAEFGDYEPDQPRPLDHISQCRFAPSQNKEMEEKILELHKSHRGMTPAQADTQFLENAKKLSMYGVDLHHAKDSEGVDIMLGVCANGLLVYKDRLRINRFAWPKILKISYKRNNFYIKIRPGETEQFESTVGFKLQNHRSAKRLWKVCVENHSFFRLNAPEPPPKARFLTLGSKFRYSGRTQAQTRLASSLIDRPAPKFERTSSKRISRSLDGAPVISITDADLAENGRELHSDSKLKELTRSPSDEEAMPTQQSAGVSELAPSQDHDKTQEEVLKHQASISQLKRSFMEAPPPSPPQLNQWEKRLTSSPATIRIQQQQVVSEPQVEAATAAAAADNTLSDTKEPAKPPVVKTEMVTISDTFAAQKTEIATKEVPIVHTETKTITYEAAQLDGNGDGEPGVLMTAQTITSESLCTTTTTHITKTLKGGLSETRIEKRIVITGDCDIDHDEALAQAIKEAKEQHPDMSVTRVVVHKETELTEEED; from the exons atgacaacagaagCGAGCTCTGAGACGGAGCTGAAGGAGAAAGCTGAGGAGTCAGCAGCTCAGACGGACCAATCGGAGAAGGCCAGTGAAGATACACAGGAAGTAGGGAACGCCGAGGGAGAagtgaaggaaaaggagaaagagggCAAAGGAATATCTCGATACCTGCCAACATGGCTTAAAAAGCAGAAGTCGCAGAGCCAG ACCTCACCAACCAAGGAGGccccagagaaggaggagacacaggaagaggagaagcctACCCCAGAAGTGAACGGTCACGcagaggaagtcgtagagaagGAGCCAGAGAAGTCGGAGCAAGCGGAGCATAAAGGAGAAGAGTCTGAGACCAACGCCAGTGCAGGCACTGAG CCtacaaaggaagaaaaggagaaagacaGTGCAGAGGAACGTCCTGAAGAACCTAAGGCGACAAGAGAGGAGGACGCAGCAGAGGCGGCAAAGAGGGagccagaagcagcagcagaaggtgtACAGGGGACAGGAGAAGAAGGCCAGACTTCCATTTTTCAGTCTCCTCTTCGGCTGGTGAAAAAGGGCAAGATGAAGCTGGTGGTCTGTCGTGTGAACCTGCTGGACGGGACTGACTTCACTTGTGAGGTGGAG aagCGTGCCAGGGGTCAGTACCTGTTCTTCAAGGTATGTGAGCACCTCAACCTAATGGAGAAGGACTACTTTGGTTTGACATACAAGGACAGCCATGAACAGAAG TGTTGGTTGGATCCAACAAAGGAAATCAAGAAACAGATTTGCA GTAACAACTGGCAGTTTTCTTTCAATGTGAAGTTCTACCCTCCCGATCCCTCACTGCTCACTGAGGACATTACTAG GTacctgttgtgtctgcagctgcgCGATGATGTGGCCACAGGTCGACTGCCTTGCTCATTTGTCACTCACTCTCTGCTGGGCTCATACACGCTGCAG GCAGAATTTGGCGACTACGAACCCGACCAGCCTCGGCCTCTCGATCACATCAGCCAGTGCAGGTTTGCACCCAGTCAgaacaaagagatggaggagaagattcTTGAACTCCATAAGTCTCACAG GGGCATGACACCAGCACAAGCCGACACCCAGTTTCTAGAAAATGCCAAGAAGCTATCCATGTATGGGGTGGATCTGCACCATGCTAAg GATTCTGAGGGTGTGGACATCATGCTAGGAGTGTGTGCCAACGGACTCCTAGTTTACAAAGACAGACTTCGGATAAATCGGTTTGCCTGGCCCAAAATACTGAAGATTTCCTACAAGAGGAACAACTTTTACATTAAAATCAGACCAGGAGAG ACGGAGCAGTTTGAGAGCACGGTGGGGTTCAAGCTACAGAATCATCGATCGGCCAAAAGGCTGTGGAAAGTCTGCGTGGAGAATCACAGTTTCTTCAG ATTAAATGCACCAGAACCGCCCCCGAAAGCTCGCTTTTTGACTCTGGGCTCCAAGTTCCGTTACAGCGGACGAACTCAGGCCCAGACCCGCTTGGCGAGCTCCCTCATAGACCGCCCTGCTCCAAAATTCGAGCGCACCTCATCTAAACGCATCAGTCGGAGTCTGGACGGAG CACCAGTGATCAGCATCACTGACGCTGACTTGGCTGAGAACGGGCGCGAGCTCCACTCCGACTCTAAG CTGAAGGAGCTCACCCGAAGCCCCAGTGATGAAGAAGCCATGCCCACACAG CAGTCTGCCGGAGTGAGCGAGCTCGCCCCCTCTCAG GACCATGATAAGACCCAGGAAGAGGTCCTGAAACACCAAGCTAGCATTAGCCAGCTAAAACGCTCCTTTATGGAGGcgccacctccctcccctcctcagctCAACCAGTGGGAGAAGCGTCTCACCTCTTCACCTGCTACAATACGtattcagcagcagcaagtg GTGAGCGAGCCCCAGGTGGAAgctgccaccgccgccgccgctgctgatAACACACTCTCTGACACCAAAGAACCTGCAAAG CCGCCTGTGGTAAAGACAGAAATGGTGACAATTTCAGACACGTTTGCCGCCCAGAAAACTGAGATAGCCACAAAAGAGGTGCCCATCGTACACACGGAAACCAAGACCATCACATACGAAGCGGCGCAG TTGGACGGTAACGGAGACGGCGAGCCCGGCGTCTTGATGACGGCCCAGACAATTACATCAGAGTCTCTGTGCACGACCACAACCACGCACATCACCAAG ACTCTGAAAGGCGGCCTGTCGGAGACCAGGATCGAGAAGCGCATCGTCATCACCGGGGACTGCGACATCGACCACGACGAG GCGCTGGCCCAGGCCATAAAGGAGGCCAAAGAGCAACATCCTGACATGTCTGTTACCAGAGTGGTGGTTCATAAAGAAACTGAACTGACTGAGGAAGAAGATTGA
- the epb41l2 gene encoding band 4.1-like protein 2 isoform X7, protein MTTEASSETELKEKAEESAAQTDQSEKASEDTQEVGNAEGEVKEKEKEGKGISRYLPTWLKKQKSQSQTSPTKEAPEKEETQEEEKPTPEVNGHAEEVVEKEPEKSEQAEHKGEESETNASAGTEPTKEEKEKDSAEERPEEPKATREEDAAEAAKREPEAAAEGVQGTGEEGQTSIFQSPLRLVKKGKMKLVVCRVNLLDGTDFTCEVEKRARGQYLFFKVCEHLNLMEKDYFGLTYKDSHEQKCWLDPTKEIKKQICSNNWQFSFNVKFYPPDPSLLTEDITRYLLCLQLRDDVATGRLPCSFVTHSLLGSYTLQAEFGDYEPDQPRPLDHISQCRFAPSQNKEMEEKILELHKSHRGMTPAQADTQFLENAKKLSMYGVDLHHAKDSEGVDIMLGVCANGLLVYKDRLRINRFAWPKILKISYKRNNFYIKIRPGETEQFESTVGFKLQNHRSAKRLWKVCVENHSFFRLNAPEPPPKARFLTLGSKFRYSGRTQAQTRLASSLIDRPAPKFERTSSKRISRSLDGAPVISITDADLAENGRELHSDSKLKELTRSPSDEEAMPTQQSAGVSELAPSQDHDKTQEEVLKHQASISQLKRSFMEAPPPSPPQLNQWEKRLTSSPATIRIQQQQVVSEPQVEAATAAAAADNTLSDTKEPAKTIEVEIEETVVIQEVSKIPKPEGDVVAIGSLSEPGVKTSEPTNVAREESVSSESESEEEAEYHPNVSVSIARTQIPEEKEEELEQGEKKEEKLVEPDTAAPGVTSAPAEVSQPVEATSPEEEGAQSLEKNAEEEKEEEEEKEVVGSDEVPVIPPEEAPNGVTLSAEAATEVPAHTEEEEEPKMNGEASLAEAESRPQVICCSELDGNGDGEPGVLMTAQTITSESLCTTTTTHITKTLKGGLSETRIEKRIVITGDCDIDHDEALAQAIKEAKEQHPDMSVTRVVVHKETELTEEED, encoded by the exons atgacaacagaagCGAGCTCTGAGACGGAGCTGAAGGAGAAAGCTGAGGAGTCAGCAGCTCAGACGGACCAATCGGAGAAGGCCAGTGAAGATACACAGGAAGTAGGGAACGCCGAGGGAGAagtgaaggaaaaggagaaagagggCAAAGGAATATCTCGATACCTGCCAACATGGCTTAAAAAGCAGAAGTCGCAGAGCCAG ACCTCACCAACCAAGGAGGccccagagaaggaggagacacaggaagaggagaagcctACCCCAGAAGTGAACGGTCACGcagaggaagtcgtagagaagGAGCCAGAGAAGTCGGAGCAAGCGGAGCATAAAGGAGAAGAGTCTGAGACCAACGCCAGTGCAGGCACTGAG CCtacaaaggaagaaaaggagaaagacaGTGCAGAGGAACGTCCTGAAGAACCTAAGGCGACAAGAGAGGAGGACGCAGCAGAGGCGGCAAAGAGGGagccagaagcagcagcagaaggtgtACAGGGGACAGGAGAAGAAGGCCAGACTTCCATTTTTCAGTCTCCTCTTCGGCTGGTGAAAAAGGGCAAGATGAAGCTGGTGGTCTGTCGTGTGAACCTGCTGGACGGGACTGACTTCACTTGTGAGGTGGAG aagCGTGCCAGGGGTCAGTACCTGTTCTTCAAGGTATGTGAGCACCTCAACCTAATGGAGAAGGACTACTTTGGTTTGACATACAAGGACAGCCATGAACAGAAG TGTTGGTTGGATCCAACAAAGGAAATCAAGAAACAGATTTGCA GTAACAACTGGCAGTTTTCTTTCAATGTGAAGTTCTACCCTCCCGATCCCTCACTGCTCACTGAGGACATTACTAG GTacctgttgtgtctgcagctgcgCGATGATGTGGCCACAGGTCGACTGCCTTGCTCATTTGTCACTCACTCTCTGCTGGGCTCATACACGCTGCAG GCAGAATTTGGCGACTACGAACCCGACCAGCCTCGGCCTCTCGATCACATCAGCCAGTGCAGGTTTGCACCCAGTCAgaacaaagagatggaggagaagattcTTGAACTCCATAAGTCTCACAG GGGCATGACACCAGCACAAGCCGACACCCAGTTTCTAGAAAATGCCAAGAAGCTATCCATGTATGGGGTGGATCTGCACCATGCTAAg GATTCTGAGGGTGTGGACATCATGCTAGGAGTGTGTGCCAACGGACTCCTAGTTTACAAAGACAGACTTCGGATAAATCGGTTTGCCTGGCCCAAAATACTGAAGATTTCCTACAAGAGGAACAACTTTTACATTAAAATCAGACCAGGAGAG ACGGAGCAGTTTGAGAGCACGGTGGGGTTCAAGCTACAGAATCATCGATCGGCCAAAAGGCTGTGGAAAGTCTGCGTGGAGAATCACAGTTTCTTCAG ATTAAATGCACCAGAACCGCCCCCGAAAGCTCGCTTTTTGACTCTGGGCTCCAAGTTCCGTTACAGCGGACGAACTCAGGCCCAGACCCGCTTGGCGAGCTCCCTCATAGACCGCCCTGCTCCAAAATTCGAGCGCACCTCATCTAAACGCATCAGTCGGAGTCTGGACGGAG CACCAGTGATCAGCATCACTGACGCTGACTTGGCTGAGAACGGGCGCGAGCTCCACTCCGACTCTAAG CTGAAGGAGCTCACCCGAAGCCCCAGTGATGAAGAAGCCATGCCCACACAG CAGTCTGCCGGAGTGAGCGAGCTCGCCCCCTCTCAG GACCATGATAAGACCCAGGAAGAGGTCCTGAAACACCAAGCTAGCATTAGCCAGCTAAAACGCTCCTTTATGGAGGcgccacctccctcccctcctcagctCAACCAGTGGGAGAAGCGTCTCACCTCTTCACCTGCTACAATACGtattcagcagcagcaagtg GTGAGCGAGCCCCAGGTGGAAgctgccaccgccgccgccgctgctgatAACACACTCTCTGACACCAAAGAACCTGCAAAG ACAATCGAAGTTGAAATAGAAGAAACGGTTGTCATCCAAGAGGTTTCCAAAATTCCAAAACCTGAAGGTGACGTGGTCGCTATCGGATCTCTGAGCGAGCCAGGAGTAAAAACGTCGGAGCCCACCAACGTGGCGAGAGAGGAGAGCGTGTCGTccgagagcgagagcgaggaAGAAGCGGAGTACCATCCAAACGTCTCCGTGTCGATCGCTCGCACTCAGATaccagaggagaaggaagaggagctggaacagggggagaaaaaggaggagaagttgGTGGAGCCAGACACAGCGGCTCCAGGTGTGACCTCTGCTCCAGCCGAAGTCAGCCAGCCTGTAGAGGCCACCAgcccagaggaagagggagcaCAAAGCCTGGAGAAGAAcgcggaggaggagaaagaagaagaagaggagaaggaggtggttGGAAGTGATGAGGTTCCTGTGATACCACCAGAGGAAGCTCCTAATGGAGTCACCCTGTCAGCGGAGGCTGCGACCGAGGTCCCCGCCCacacggaggaagaggaggagcctaAAATGAACGGCGAGGCCTCCCTGGCTGAAGCAGAGTCACGGCCACAGGTTATTTGTTGCTCTGAG TTGGACGGTAACGGAGACGGCGAGCCCGGCGTCTTGATGACGGCCCAGACAATTACATCAGAGTCTCTGTGCACGACCACAACCACGCACATCACCAAG ACTCTGAAAGGCGGCCTGTCGGAGACCAGGATCGAGAAGCGCATCGTCATCACCGGGGACTGCGACATCGACCACGACGAG GCGCTGGCCCAGGCCATAAAGGAGGCCAAAGAGCAACATCCTGACATGTCTGTTACCAGAGTGGTGGTTCATAAAGAAACTGAACTGACTGAGGAAGAAGATTGA
- the epb41l2 gene encoding band 4.1-like protein 2 isoform X5, with the protein MTTEASSETELKEKAEESAAQTDQSEKASEDTQEVGNAEGEVKEKEKEGKGISRYLPTWLKKQKSQSQTSPTKEAPEKEETQEEEKPTPEVNGHAEEVVEKEPEKSEQAEHKGEESETNASAGTEPTKEEKEKDSAEERPEEPKATREEDAAEAAKREPEAAAEGVQGTGEEGQTSIFQSPLRLVKKGKMKLVVCRVNLLDGTDFTCEVEKRARGQYLFFKVCEHLNLMEKDYFGLTYKDSHEQKCWLDPTKEIKKQICSNNWQFSFNVKFYPPDPSLLTEDITRYLLCLQLRDDVATGRLPCSFVTHSLLGSYTLQAEFGDYEPDQPRPLDHISQCRFAPSQNKEMEEKILELHKSHRGMTPAQADTQFLENAKKLSMYGVDLHHAKDSEGVDIMLGVCANGLLVYKDRLRINRFAWPKILKISYKRNNFYIKIRPGETEQFESTVGFKLQNHRSAKRLWKVCVENHSFFRLNAPEPPPKARFLTLGSKFRYSGRTQAQTRLASSLIDRPAPKFERTSSKRISRSLDGAPVISITDADLAENGRELHSDSKDHDKTQEEVLKHQASISQLKRSFMEAPPPSPPQLNQWEKRLTSSPATIRIQQQQVVSEPQVEAATAAAAADNTLSDTKEPAKTIEVEIEETVVIQEVSKIPKPEGDVVAIGSLSEPGVKTSEPTNVAREESVSSESESEEEAEYHPNVSVSIARTQIPEEKEEELEQGEKKEEKLVEPDTAAPGVTSAPAEVSQPVEATSPEEEGAQSLEKNAEEEKEEEEEKEVVGSDEVPVIPPEEAPNGVTLSAEAATEVPAHTEEEEEPKMNGEASLAEAESRPQVICCSEPPVVKTEMVTISDTFAAQKTEIATKEVPIVHTETKTITYEAAQLDGNGDGEPGVLMTAQTITSESLCTTTTTHITKTLKGGLSETRIEKRIVITGDCDIDHDEALAQAIKEAKEQHPDMSVTRVVVHKETELTEEED; encoded by the exons atgacaacagaagCGAGCTCTGAGACGGAGCTGAAGGAGAAAGCTGAGGAGTCAGCAGCTCAGACGGACCAATCGGAGAAGGCCAGTGAAGATACACAGGAAGTAGGGAACGCCGAGGGAGAagtgaaggaaaaggagaaagagggCAAAGGAATATCTCGATACCTGCCAACATGGCTTAAAAAGCAGAAGTCGCAGAGCCAG ACCTCACCAACCAAGGAGGccccagagaaggaggagacacaggaagaggagaagcctACCCCAGAAGTGAACGGTCACGcagaggaagtcgtagagaagGAGCCAGAGAAGTCGGAGCAAGCGGAGCATAAAGGAGAAGAGTCTGAGACCAACGCCAGTGCAGGCACTGAG CCtacaaaggaagaaaaggagaaagacaGTGCAGAGGAACGTCCTGAAGAACCTAAGGCGACAAGAGAGGAGGACGCAGCAGAGGCGGCAAAGAGGGagccagaagcagcagcagaaggtgtACAGGGGACAGGAGAAGAAGGCCAGACTTCCATTTTTCAGTCTCCTCTTCGGCTGGTGAAAAAGGGCAAGATGAAGCTGGTGGTCTGTCGTGTGAACCTGCTGGACGGGACTGACTTCACTTGTGAGGTGGAG aagCGTGCCAGGGGTCAGTACCTGTTCTTCAAGGTATGTGAGCACCTCAACCTAATGGAGAAGGACTACTTTGGTTTGACATACAAGGACAGCCATGAACAGAAG TGTTGGTTGGATCCAACAAAGGAAATCAAGAAACAGATTTGCA GTAACAACTGGCAGTTTTCTTTCAATGTGAAGTTCTACCCTCCCGATCCCTCACTGCTCACTGAGGACATTACTAG GTacctgttgtgtctgcagctgcgCGATGATGTGGCCACAGGTCGACTGCCTTGCTCATTTGTCACTCACTCTCTGCTGGGCTCATACACGCTGCAG GCAGAATTTGGCGACTACGAACCCGACCAGCCTCGGCCTCTCGATCACATCAGCCAGTGCAGGTTTGCACCCAGTCAgaacaaagagatggaggagaagattcTTGAACTCCATAAGTCTCACAG GGGCATGACACCAGCACAAGCCGACACCCAGTTTCTAGAAAATGCCAAGAAGCTATCCATGTATGGGGTGGATCTGCACCATGCTAAg GATTCTGAGGGTGTGGACATCATGCTAGGAGTGTGTGCCAACGGACTCCTAGTTTACAAAGACAGACTTCGGATAAATCGGTTTGCCTGGCCCAAAATACTGAAGATTTCCTACAAGAGGAACAACTTTTACATTAAAATCAGACCAGGAGAG ACGGAGCAGTTTGAGAGCACGGTGGGGTTCAAGCTACAGAATCATCGATCGGCCAAAAGGCTGTGGAAAGTCTGCGTGGAGAATCACAGTTTCTTCAG ATTAAATGCACCAGAACCGCCCCCGAAAGCTCGCTTTTTGACTCTGGGCTCCAAGTTCCGTTACAGCGGACGAACTCAGGCCCAGACCCGCTTGGCGAGCTCCCTCATAGACCGCCCTGCTCCAAAATTCGAGCGCACCTCATCTAAACGCATCAGTCGGAGTCTGGACGGAG CACCAGTGATCAGCATCACTGACGCTGACTTGGCTGAGAACGGGCGCGAGCTCCACTCCGACTCTAAG GACCATGATAAGACCCAGGAAGAGGTCCTGAAACACCAAGCTAGCATTAGCCAGCTAAAACGCTCCTTTATGGAGGcgccacctccctcccctcctcagctCAACCAGTGGGAGAAGCGTCTCACCTCTTCACCTGCTACAATACGtattcagcagcagcaagtg GTGAGCGAGCCCCAGGTGGAAgctgccaccgccgccgccgctgctgatAACACACTCTCTGACACCAAAGAACCTGCAAAG ACAATCGAAGTTGAAATAGAAGAAACGGTTGTCATCCAAGAGGTTTCCAAAATTCCAAAACCTGAAGGTGACGTGGTCGCTATCGGATCTCTGAGCGAGCCAGGAGTAAAAACGTCGGAGCCCACCAACGTGGCGAGAGAGGAGAGCGTGTCGTccgagagcgagagcgaggaAGAAGCGGAGTACCATCCAAACGTCTCCGTGTCGATCGCTCGCACTCAGATaccagaggagaaggaagaggagctggaacagggggagaaaaaggaggagaagttgGTGGAGCCAGACACAGCGGCTCCAGGTGTGACCTCTGCTCCAGCCGAAGTCAGCCAGCCTGTAGAGGCCACCAgcccagaggaagagggagcaCAAAGCCTGGAGAAGAAcgcggaggaggagaaagaagaagaagaggagaaggaggtggttGGAAGTGATGAGGTTCCTGTGATACCACCAGAGGAAGCTCCTAATGGAGTCACCCTGTCAGCGGAGGCTGCGACCGAGGTCCCCGCCCacacggaggaagaggaggagcctaAAATGAACGGCGAGGCCTCCCTGGCTGAAGCAGAGTCACGGCCACAGGTTATTTGTTGCTCTGAG CCGCCTGTGGTAAAGACAGAAATGGTGACAATTTCAGACACGTTTGCCGCCCAGAAAACTGAGATAGCCACAAAAGAGGTGCCCATCGTACACACGGAAACCAAGACCATCACATACGAAGCGGCGCAG TTGGACGGTAACGGAGACGGCGAGCCCGGCGTCTTGATGACGGCCCAGACAATTACATCAGAGTCTCTGTGCACGACCACAACCACGCACATCACCAAG ACTCTGAAAGGCGGCCTGTCGGAGACCAGGATCGAGAAGCGCATCGTCATCACCGGGGACTGCGACATCGACCACGACGAG GCGCTGGCCCAGGCCATAAAGGAGGCCAAAGAGCAACATCCTGACATGTCTGTTACCAGAGTGGTGGTTCATAAAGAAACTGAACTGACTGAGGAAGAAGATTGA
- the epb41l2 gene encoding band 4.1-like protein 2 isoform X9: MTTEASSETELKEKAEESAAQTDQSEKASEDTQEVGNAEGEVKEKEKEGKGISRYLPTWLKKQKSQSQTSPTKEAPEKEETQEEEKPTPEVNGHAEEVVEKEPEKSEQAEHKGEESETNASAGTEPTKEEKEKDSAEERPEEPKATREEDAAEAAKREPEAAAEGVQGTGEEGQTSIFQSPLRLVKKGKMKLVVCRVNLLDGTDFTCEVEKRARGQYLFFKVCEHLNLMEKDYFGLTYKDSHEQKCWLDPTKEIKKQICSNNWQFSFNVKFYPPDPSLLTEDITRYLLCLQLRDDVATGRLPCSFVTHSLLGSYTLQAEFGDYEPDQPRPLDHISQCRFAPSQNKEMEEKILELHKSHRGMTPAQADTQFLENAKKLSMYGVDLHHAKDSEGVDIMLGVCANGLLVYKDRLRINRFAWPKILKISYKRNNFYIKIRPGETEQFESTVGFKLQNHRSAKRLWKVCVENHSFFRLNAPEPPPKARFLTLGSKFRYSGRTQAQTRLASSLIDRPAPKFERTSSKRISRSLDGAPVISITDADLAENGRELHSDSKVSEPQVEAATAAAAADNTLSDTKEPAKTIEVEIEETVVIQEVSKIPKPEGDVVAIGSLSEPGVKTSEPTNVAREESVSSESESEEEAEYHPNVSVSIARTQIPEEKEEELEQGEKKEEKLVEPDTAAPGVTSAPAEVSQPVEATSPEEEGAQSLEKNAEEEKEEEEEKEVVGSDEVPVIPPEEAPNGVTLSAEAATEVPAHTEEEEEPKMNGEASLAEAESRPQVICCSEPPVVKTEMVTISDTFAAQKTEIATKEVPIVHTETKTITYEAAQLDGNGDGEPGVLMTAQTITSESLCTTTTTHITKTLKGGLSETRIEKRIVITGDCDIDHDEALAQAIKEAKEQHPDMSVTRVVVHKETELTEEED, from the exons atgacaacagaagCGAGCTCTGAGACGGAGCTGAAGGAGAAAGCTGAGGAGTCAGCAGCTCAGACGGACCAATCGGAGAAGGCCAGTGAAGATACACAGGAAGTAGGGAACGCCGAGGGAGAagtgaaggaaaaggagaaagagggCAAAGGAATATCTCGATACCTGCCAACATGGCTTAAAAAGCAGAAGTCGCAGAGCCAG ACCTCACCAACCAAGGAGGccccagagaaggaggagacacaggaagaggagaagcctACCCCAGAAGTGAACGGTCACGcagaggaagtcgtagagaagGAGCCAGAGAAGTCGGAGCAAGCGGAGCATAAAGGAGAAGAGTCTGAGACCAACGCCAGTGCAGGCACTGAG CCtacaaaggaagaaaaggagaaagacaGTGCAGAGGAACGTCCTGAAGAACCTAAGGCGACAAGAGAGGAGGACGCAGCAGAGGCGGCAAAGAGGGagccagaagcagcagcagaaggtgtACAGGGGACAGGAGAAGAAGGCCAGACTTCCATTTTTCAGTCTCCTCTTCGGCTGGTGAAAAAGGGCAAGATGAAGCTGGTGGTCTGTCGTGTGAACCTGCTGGACGGGACTGACTTCACTTGTGAGGTGGAG aagCGTGCCAGGGGTCAGTACCTGTTCTTCAAGGTATGTGAGCACCTCAACCTAATGGAGAAGGACTACTTTGGTTTGACATACAAGGACAGCCATGAACAGAAG TGTTGGTTGGATCCAACAAAGGAAATCAAGAAACAGATTTGCA GTAACAACTGGCAGTTTTCTTTCAATGTGAAGTTCTACCCTCCCGATCCCTCACTGCTCACTGAGGACATTACTAG GTacctgttgtgtctgcagctgcgCGATGATGTGGCCACAGGTCGACTGCCTTGCTCATTTGTCACTCACTCTCTGCTGGGCTCATACACGCTGCAG GCAGAATTTGGCGACTACGAACCCGACCAGCCTCGGCCTCTCGATCACATCAGCCAGTGCAGGTTTGCACCCAGTCAgaacaaagagatggaggagaagattcTTGAACTCCATAAGTCTCACAG GGGCATGACACCAGCACAAGCCGACACCCAGTTTCTAGAAAATGCCAAGAAGCTATCCATGTATGGGGTGGATCTGCACCATGCTAAg GATTCTGAGGGTGTGGACATCATGCTAGGAGTGTGTGCCAACGGACTCCTAGTTTACAAAGACAGACTTCGGATAAATCGGTTTGCCTGGCCCAAAATACTGAAGATTTCCTACAAGAGGAACAACTTTTACATTAAAATCAGACCAGGAGAG ACGGAGCAGTTTGAGAGCACGGTGGGGTTCAAGCTACAGAATCATCGATCGGCCAAAAGGCTGTGGAAAGTCTGCGTGGAGAATCACAGTTTCTTCAG ATTAAATGCACCAGAACCGCCCCCGAAAGCTCGCTTTTTGACTCTGGGCTCCAAGTTCCGTTACAGCGGACGAACTCAGGCCCAGACCCGCTTGGCGAGCTCCCTCATAGACCGCCCTGCTCCAAAATTCGAGCGCACCTCATCTAAACGCATCAGTCGGAGTCTGGACGGAG CACCAGTGATCAGCATCACTGACGCTGACTTGGCTGAGAACGGGCGCGAGCTCCACTCCGACTCTAAG GTGAGCGAGCCCCAGGTGGAAgctgccaccgccgccgccgctgctgatAACACACTCTCTGACACCAAAGAACCTGCAAAG ACAATCGAAGTTGAAATAGAAGAAACGGTTGTCATCCAAGAGGTTTCCAAAATTCCAAAACCTGAAGGTGACGTGGTCGCTATCGGATCTCTGAGCGAGCCAGGAGTAAAAACGTCGGAGCCCACCAACGTGGCGAGAGAGGAGAGCGTGTCGTccgagagcgagagcgaggaAGAAGCGGAGTACCATCCAAACGTCTCCGTGTCGATCGCTCGCACTCAGATaccagaggagaaggaagaggagctggaacagggggagaaaaaggaggagaagttgGTGGAGCCAGACACAGCGGCTCCAGGTGTGACCTCTGCTCCAGCCGAAGTCAGCCAGCCTGTAGAGGCCACCAgcccagaggaagagggagcaCAAAGCCTGGAGAAGAAcgcggaggaggagaaagaagaagaagaggagaaggaggtggttGGAAGTGATGAGGTTCCTGTGATACCACCAGAGGAAGCTCCTAATGGAGTCACCCTGTCAGCGGAGGCTGCGACCGAGGTCCCCGCCCacacggaggaagaggaggagcctaAAATGAACGGCGAGGCCTCCCTGGCTGAAGCAGAGTCACGGCCACAGGTTATTTGTTGCTCTGAG CCGCCTGTGGTAAAGACAGAAATGGTGACAATTTCAGACACGTTTGCCGCCCAGAAAACTGAGATAGCCACAAAAGAGGTGCCCATCGTACACACGGAAACCAAGACCATCACATACGAAGCGGCGCAG TTGGACGGTAACGGAGACGGCGAGCCCGGCGTCTTGATGACGGCCCAGACAATTACATCAGAGTCTCTGTGCACGACCACAACCACGCACATCACCAAG ACTCTGAAAGGCGGCCTGTCGGAGACCAGGATCGAGAAGCGCATCGTCATCACCGGGGACTGCGACATCGACCACGACGAG GCGCTGGCCCAGGCCATAAAGGAGGCCAAAGAGCAACATCCTGACATGTCTGTTACCAGAGTGGTGGTTCATAAAGAAACTGAACTGACTGAGGAAGAAGATTGA